A single window of Kitasatospora sp. HUAS MG31 DNA harbors:
- a CDS encoding PucR family transcriptional regulator: MSNTADRGSTPHFGGIPVHQRLLAAAAVLAPAVTARLVEQLPAYGELPSEQLRGEVTKEVDRGIRAFIEVLRLGELPGPDELARIRESSARRADEGVPLEAVVGAYHFGAEECAARVLAAAEPGDLPDVLLVQHRLLGYLRLVSSAVAAGYVQERQTALGDEQVARQSLLSRLLEGGDPQAAADRAGILLPPCYLVLGIAIGPHPDELLPGVNHAVATRRKLRRLRHEVQRQTTGVALSALSGDGGLVLLPSAAAAADFGGPDRERLARLVEHLGRMCGADLLVAAAAAAPDGVADAARLVGEVREVAEASGRGPGLYLLDDVLLEYQLSRPSPARDGLAALLGPLTRRPELLDTLRTFLASGLDRRLAAARLQVHPNTVDYRLRRASELSGLDASRGADQLTLRAALAAHDAARRGGPAPA; encoded by the coding sequence GTGTCCAACACGGCGGACCGCGGCTCGACGCCGCACTTCGGCGGCATACCGGTGCACCAGCGGCTCCTGGCCGCCGCGGCGGTCCTGGCGCCCGCGGTGACGGCACGGCTCGTCGAGCAGCTCCCCGCGTACGGGGAACTCCCCTCGGAACAGCTCCGCGGCGAGGTCACCAAGGAGGTGGACCGCGGCATCCGGGCCTTCATCGAGGTGCTGCGCCTCGGCGAGCTGCCGGGGCCGGACGAACTGGCGAGGATCCGGGAGTCCTCGGCGCGGCGCGCGGACGAGGGCGTGCCGCTGGAGGCCGTGGTCGGGGCCTACCACTTCGGGGCGGAGGAGTGCGCGGCCCGGGTCCTGGCGGCCGCCGAACCGGGTGACCTGCCGGACGTGCTGCTGGTCCAGCACCGCCTGCTCGGCTACCTCCGGCTGGTGAGCAGCGCGGTGGCGGCCGGGTACGTCCAGGAGCGGCAGACCGCGCTGGGCGACGAGCAGGTCGCCCGGCAGTCGCTGCTGTCCAGACTGCTGGAGGGCGGCGACCCGCAGGCCGCGGCCGACCGCGCCGGCATCCTGCTCCCGCCCTGCTACCTGGTCCTGGGCATCGCCATCGGGCCGCACCCGGACGAGCTGCTGCCCGGGGTGAACCACGCGGTCGCCACCCGCCGCAAGCTGCGCCGCCTGCGCCACGAGGTGCAGCGCCAGACGACCGGGGTCGCGCTGTCCGCGCTGTCCGGGGACGGCGGGCTGGTGCTGCTCCCCTCCGCGGCGGCGGCCGCCGACTTCGGCGGCCCGGACCGGGAACGGCTCGCCCGGCTGGTCGAGCACCTGGGCCGGATGTGCGGCGCCGACCTGCTGGTGGCGGCGGCCGCCGCCGCACCGGACGGCGTCGCGGACGCCGCCCGACTGGTCGGCGAGGTACGGGAGGTGGCGGAGGCCTCCGGCCGGGGCCCGGGGCTGTACCTGCTCGACGACGTCCTGCTGGAGTACCAGCTGAGCCGCCCGAGCCCGGCCAGGGACGGACTCGCCGCGCTGCTCGGCCCGCTGACCCGCCGCCCGGAGCTGCTCGACACCCTGCGCACCTTCCTCGCCTCCGGCCTCGACCGGCGCCTGGCCGCCGCCCGGCTCCAGGTCCACCCCAACACGGTGGACTACCGCCTGCGCAGAGCCTCGGAGCTCAGCGGCCTGGACGCGTCCCGCGGCGCCGACCAGCTGACCCTGCGCGCCGCCCTGGCCGCCCACGACGCGGCCCGCCGCGGCGGTCCCGCCCCTGCCTGA
- a CDS encoding lipase family protein: MRTHTSRLLAVAVVAALAATAAPATAATAAPAPTVTAATASDPFYRYTGSRPLASYAPGTVLNTRTLPYHLVGLPTPVTAVQLLYRTTDAQGRPAANVTTVVRSLTGDGSKAVSYQSFYDSLDPEDGPSRAIAGDLSLGGLIPNVEALFLAPLLLQGYNLVIPDTEGQTADFAAGPEYATNTLDSIRAATGSAETGMNADTSFALMGYSGGAIATNWAAALAPSYAPEVNAKLVGFAEGGLLVDPAHNLRYVDGSLVWSGVIPMAIIGVSRSFGIDLKPYLNEYGLTVYQELQRGSIIDALGHYPGLTWKKLAKPQYADPNSVPAFLDAVNRVNLGSAPTPTIPGYVAQGNGGVLEGTFSHHPGIGTGDGVMVAGDVRALARRYCATGNGAIAYQQFDPLSHFGVPVVWAPLALGWINDRFAGRPAPSDCGRIPAGNALDPEKPAPAS; this comes from the coding sequence GTGCGCACCCACACCTCCCGGCTCCTGGCCGTCGCCGTCGTCGCCGCGCTGGCGGCCACCGCAGCCCCCGCCACCGCGGCCACGGCCGCCCCGGCCCCGACCGTCACGGCCGCCACCGCGAGCGACCCGTTCTACCGCTACACCGGCAGCCGTCCGCTGGCCTCGTACGCGCCCGGGACCGTGCTGAACACCCGGACCCTGCCGTACCACCTGGTGGGCCTGCCCACCCCGGTGACGGCGGTCCAGCTGCTCTACCGCACCACCGACGCCCAGGGACGTCCGGCCGCCAACGTCACCACCGTGGTGCGCAGCCTGACCGGCGACGGCAGCAAGGCGGTGTCCTACCAGTCGTTCTACGACTCCCTCGACCCCGAGGACGGCCCGTCCAGAGCCATCGCCGGCGACCTCAGCCTGGGCGGCCTCATCCCGAACGTCGAAGCCCTCTTCCTGGCGCCGCTGCTGCTCCAGGGCTACAACCTGGTCATCCCGGACACCGAGGGGCAGACCGCCGACTTCGCGGCCGGCCCGGAGTACGCCACCAACACGCTGGACTCGATCCGCGCCGCGACCGGATCCGCCGAGACCGGCATGAACGCCGACACCTCCTTCGCCCTGATGGGCTACTCCGGCGGCGCCATCGCCACCAACTGGGCCGCCGCCCTCGCACCGAGCTACGCCCCCGAGGTCAACGCCAAGCTGGTCGGCTTCGCCGAGGGCGGCCTGCTGGTGGACCCGGCGCACAACCTCAGGTACGTCGACGGCTCCCTGGTGTGGAGCGGCGTCATCCCGATGGCGATCATCGGGGTCTCGCGGTCCTTCGGCATCGACCTCAAGCCCTACCTGAACGAGTACGGCCTGACGGTGTACCAGGAGCTGCAGCGCGGGTCGATCATCGACGCCCTGGGCCACTACCCCGGGCTGACCTGGAAGAAGCTGGCGAAGCCCCAGTACGCCGACCCCAACTCGGTGCCCGCTTTCCTCGACGCGGTGAACAGGGTCAACCTCGGCTCCGCCCCCACCCCGACCATCCCCGGGTACGTCGCCCAGGGCAACGGGGGAGTGCTGGAGGGGACCTTCAGCCACCACCCGGGCATCGGGACCGGCGACGGGGTCATGGTCGCCGGCGACGTCCGGGCGCTCGCCCGGCGGTACTGCGCCACCGGCAACGGCGCCATCGCGTACCAGCAGTTCGACCCGCTCAGCCACTTCGGCGTGCCCGTCGTCTGGGCGCCCCTGGCCCTCGGCTGGATCAACGACCGGTTCGCCGGCCGCCCCGCCCCGTCCGACTGCGGGCGCATCCCCGCCGGCAACGCGCTGGACCCGGAGAAGCCGGCGCCGGCGTCCTGA
- a CDS encoding VOC family protein yields the protein MPSRLNPYLSFDGNAREAMEFYREVFGGTLEVNTFGDFGGKEAAGAAADKIMHSMLETTGGFTLMGSDNPPGTAYTPGNSISVSVSGDDAEELRGYWEKLSGTGTVVVPLEKQMWGDVFGMCTDRFGITWLVDIVQQQG from the coding sequence ATGCCTTCGCGCCTCAACCCCTATCTGAGCTTCGACGGCAACGCCCGGGAGGCGATGGAGTTCTACCGGGAGGTCTTCGGCGGGACCCTGGAGGTGAACACCTTCGGCGACTTCGGCGGGAAGGAGGCCGCCGGGGCCGCCGCGGACAAGATCATGCACAGCATGCTGGAGACCACCGGCGGGTTCACGCTCATGGGTTCCGACAACCCGCCGGGGACGGCGTACACGCCGGGGAACTCCATCTCGGTGAGCGTGAGCGGCGACGACGCCGAGGAACTGCGGGGGTACTGGGAGAAGCTCTCGGGCACCGGCACGGTCGTCGTCCCGCTGGAGAAGCAGATGTGGGGCGACGTGTTCGGCATGTGCACGGACCGCTTCGGGATCACCTGGCTCGTCGACATCGTCCAGCAGCAGGGCTGA
- a CDS encoding alpha/beta fold hydrolase: MLSEIGLDRVNILGGSYGTALAYRIAQIHPERVTERLPTWARVAGPPPPGRRATIRVRSVPAPERWSPAPYAVTVDGYHPTSERTTA, encoded by the coding sequence ATGCTCAGCGAGATCGGCCTGGACCGGGTCAACATCCTGGGCGGGTCCTACGGCACGGCCCTCGCCTACCGGATCGCCCAGATCCACCCGGAGCGGGTCACCGAGCGCCTGCCGACCTGGGCCCGGGTCGCCGGCCCCCCGCCACCGGGACGGAGAGCCACCATCCGGGTCCGCTCCGTCCCCGCCCCAGAACGGTGGAGTCCCGCCCCGTATGCGGTCACCGTCGACGGGTATCACCCCACCAGCGAAAGGACCACCGCATGA
- a CDS encoding 4'-phosphopantetheinyl transferase family protein, producing the protein MIEAILPAGVAVREAFHDLPEAELLPDEAPYVARSVAPRRREFATARLCARQALAQLGLPSGRPLLKDRHGAPVWPPGVVGSITHCDGYRAAAVARASHLTLLGIDAEPAETLPDGVLESIALPAELARVRRLLDVYPGIPWDRLLFSAKEAVHKGWYPYAGQRLEPEDADLTLDPRGGFTARLLPRPPPGSRPVPYPLQGRWLVRAGLAVSAVAVPAGPWPGPPIV; encoded by the coding sequence GTGATCGAGGCGATCCTCCCCGCGGGCGTCGCCGTCCGGGAGGCCTTCCACGACCTGCCGGAGGCCGAACTCCTCCCGGACGAGGCGCCGTACGTCGCCCGCTCCGTCGCCCCTCGCCGCCGGGAGTTCGCCACCGCCCGGCTCTGCGCCCGTCAGGCCCTGGCCCAGCTGGGCCTCCCGTCCGGGCGGCCGCTGCTGAAGGACCGTCACGGTGCGCCGGTGTGGCCGCCGGGCGTGGTCGGCAGCATCACCCACTGCGACGGGTACCGGGCCGCGGCCGTGGCGCGCGCCTCCCACCTCACCCTCCTGGGGATCGATGCGGAGCCGGCCGAGACCCTGCCGGATGGCGTCCTGGAGAGCATCGCGCTCCCCGCCGAGCTGGCCCGGGTCCGCCGCCTGCTGGACGTCTACCCCGGCATCCCGTGGGACCGCCTGCTGTTCAGCGCGAAGGAGGCGGTGCACAAGGGCTGGTACCCGTACGCCGGGCAGCGTCTGGAGCCCGAGGACGCCGACCTCACCCTCGACCCGCGGGGCGGCTTCACGGCCCGGCTGCTGCCCCGGCCCCCGCCCGGGAGCCGGCCGGTGCCGTACCCGCTCCAGGGGCGCTGGCTGGTCCGGGCGGGTCTGGCCGTGTCGGCGGTCGCCGTGCCCGCGGGGCCGTGGCCCGGTCCACCGATCGTGTGA